CAACGGCGTGCGCTTCGTCGGCCATGACGGCGTGTTCGAGATTCCGTTCATCGTCATGGCCAGCGCACTCACCCGGGCCCTTACCGGGCCGAGCCAGGATTCTGAAGAGGCGGTGGCGGGAGAAACCGAATATCTCGCGGGTTTCGACGCCTTGCGCGATGCGATCCAGAATGCCGCGCGTGCCGCCTATTCCAGATCAAACGCCCGCCGGACCCTGCACACCCTGACCGGGGCCGATGTCGCCAGGGCGTAGCCGCAAGGCCGATTCGCCAGGGCGACGCGATCAGCCTGACCTGCCCACACCCTTGACGCCGCCTCCCCCCTGCACCATCCATATCTCCGCACATCCTGCGGAGTGACCCCATGCCCTATGCCAGCCTGCGTGACTTCATCGACCGTCTGGAATCCAGCGGGCGGCTGGTGCGCGTCACCGCGCCGGTCTCCACCCATCTGGAGATGACGGAGATCCAGACCCGGCTGCTGGCCGAGAAGGGGCCGGCGGTGATTTTC
This window of the Oceanibaculum nanhaiense genome carries:
- a CDS encoding DUF1488 family protein; translation: MTISFPNPSRSFDVNRNGVRFVGHDGVFEIPFIVMASALTRALTGPSQDSEEAVAGETEYLAGFDALRDAIQNAARAAYSRSNARRTLHTLTGADVARA